Proteins from a single region of Gossypium arboreum isolate Shixiya-1 chromosome 1, ASM2569848v2, whole genome shotgun sequence:
- the LOC108465907 gene encoding uncharacterized protein LOC108465907, whose translation MVLWEIALGSAYFLGLKRSYKLALKIQRRIISRNQPRLQQFVQRRTRVVFDIALKVHRNIQHRDLEVGRNLGDCILRWLHKIKPSAQIRGPPPQQEPNHGTDKAKMNMPKQVTNTSSPKTPRSNQSPRNHDAGRHLFSSLTSTWPKSFPTTIAMMMQPPTATGNMNRCRHLSINGSDASRMNYTRDQGVVRKDIMQWMVRK comes from the exons atgGTGCTGTGGGAGATCGCATTGGGATCGGCTTATTTCTTGGGGCTTAAACGAAGTTACAAGCTTGCTTTGAAGATTCAGCGACGGATTATTAGTCGTAACCAGCCACGGCTTCAACAATTTGTTCAAAG AAGAACGCGTGTTGTATTCGACATAGCACTCAAGGTTCACAGGAATATACAGCATAGAGACTTAGAAGTTGGTCGAAACCTTGGTGATTGTATCCTCCGCTGGCTCCATAAAATAAAACCTTCAGCTCAAATCCGAGGTCCTCCGCCTCAGCAAGAACCCAACCACGGTACTGACAAAGCAAAAATGAACATGCCAAAGCAAGTGACAAACACATCTTCACCGAAAACTCCGCGAAGCAACCAGTCACCTAGAAACCATGATGCTGGTAGACATCTTTTTAGTTCATTAACAAGTACATGGCCTAAGTCCTTCCCTACTACCATTGCAATGATGATGCAACCGCCAACTGCTACCGGAAACATGAATCGGTGCCGGCATTTGAGCATTAACGGATCCGACGCATCGAGGATGAACTACACGAGAGACCAGGGAGTTGTTAGAAAGGACATAATGCAATGGATGGTGCGCAAGTGA
- the LOC108467303 gene encoding uncharacterized protein LOC108467303, translated as MATLIHRTLSHSHKTLHLRFFSQAALALDQSSSPSPLTYLEGFPKPDPKYAETILAIPRSTSGKNISAKERKVGRVPSIVFEQEDGQHGGNKRLISVQTNQIRKLVKHLGQSFFLSRLFDLEVRSEFGTGDLIEKVRVLPRMLHLHAGTDAPLNVTFIRAPSNALLKVDIPLVFRGEDVCPGIRKGLFLNTIKRTVKFLCPPDIIPPYIDVDLSELDGGQKLLVGDLKVHPALKFLRSKDEPVCKIMGARVSDQQRKK; from the exons ATGGCTACGTTAATCCACCGTACACTATCCCATTCCCACAAAACCCTTCATCTCCGTTTCTTCTCTCAAGCCGCTCTTGCTTTAGACCAATCATCTTCACCATCTCCATTAACCTACCTTGAAGGTTTCCCCAAACCTGACCCTAAATACGCCGAGACTATTCTTGCCATTCCACGTTCAACCTCCGGCAAAAACATCTCTGCCAAAGAAAGGAAAGTGGGTCGAGTCCCAAGCATCGTTTTCGAACAAGAAGATGGTCAACATGGAGGCAATAAGAGACTCATATCTGTTCAAACTAATCAGATCAGAAAACTGGTTAAGCATCTGGGTCAATCGTTTTTTCTCTCTAGGCTTTTTGATCTTGAAGTTCGATCGGAGTTTGGGACTGGTGATTTGATTGAGAAAGTTCGGGTTCTTCCTAGAATG CTTCATTTGCATGCGGGGACTGATGCACCTCTTAATGTAACCTTCATACGGGCACCTTCCAATGCTTTGCTGAAAGTGGATATTCCTCTTGTGTTTAGAGGAGAAGATGTATGCCCTGGAATAAGGAAAG ggTTGTTCTTGAATACTATCAAGAGAACCGTTAAGTTCCTATGCCCGCCAGACATTATTCCTCCATATATTGATGTTGATTTAAGCGAGTTGGATGGTGGTCAGAAGTTGTTAGTAGGAGACCTCAAGGTTCATCCTGCTCTAAAGTTTCTTCGGTCGAAAGACGAGCCTGTTTGTAAGATTATGGGAGCTAGAGTTTCGGACCAACAAAGGAAGAAATAA
- the LOC108482057 gene encoding uncharacterized protein LOC108482057 → MQRQSLGSPTSKLHIHGGEEITGAIVDDDDHRKDSKSRRLTFSASSSSSSPLLLPSSPKSEKLIHLIPVLTLLCFLILYLNSHSPSQSDLAAFNGFKHSSKHLDSREIGEVSRFMEFRRGDVLAIRSQRNLQELDKYIVKSRPHRKVADF, encoded by the exons ATGCAAAGACAATCCTTAGGCTCGCCTACCTCTAAGCTCCATATCCATGGAGGAGAAGAGATTACCGGAGCAATCGTCGACGACGATGACCACCGCAAAGACAGTAAGTCTCGCCGATTGACGTTTtcggcttcttcttcttcttcgtcgCCGTTGTTGTTGCCGTCGTCTCCTAAGTCTGAGAAGCTCATTCATCTCATTCCTGTTCTTACTCTCCTTTGCTTCCTCATACTTTACTTAAATTCTCACAGTCCTTCGCAATCTG ATTTGGCAGCTTTTAATGGATTCAAGCATTCCTCAAAGCATTTAG ATTCACGTGAAATCGGCGAGGTAAGCCGATTTATGGAGTTCCGGAGAGGCGATGTTTTGGCGATTCGAAGCCAAAGGAACTTGCAAGAACTCGATAAGTACATCGTCAAGTCTCGGCCACACCGGAAAGTCGCCGATTTCTAA